ATTTTGGAGCAGCTCAGGGTTCACCCCCAACTGGCAGGTGCGCTTTCGCTCTCTGCAGCCATTCCCCTGCCCTCAGAAGAGGAATTACCGATCTATCTGGATTTTCTCAGTCGGGTCATCGAACAGCTCTTAAAATCAGGCTTAGAACCCGAATTATTACGTCGTATCCGCCAGGGTTTGACTTTTCTTTTGCCTCGCCTCTGGACCCCCCCAGAATACCAGTTGAAAGCCTTTGCAAAACTCAAGCCCACCCTGCGCAAGGGGGCTCAAATTTTTGACAATCAGGTTTTACTCAACACACTGAGTGAAATTGAAGGTTTAAATCCTGAAAAACAAATCGAACAGGTCATGGCGGGCATTCAAAGCAATCTTGTCGCCTATGAACCGGAAGAGGTCGGGCTGATTGTGGCTTCCTCTATGCCCTTTGTGGAACAGATTCTGATGTTCTGTACCCTTCCTGGCCTCTACTGGCAAGTCTGTATTACCTGGCAGGAAGCCATTCAAACGGCCATGATTACACCTCCTGCCCTGGTAGTTTTTCAGTGGGACCCCACTGAAAGTCAAACCTTTCCAACCCCTGAAGCCCTCAATAAAATGGACAATGCGGATATTCTGGCTGTAACCAGTGATTTTAGCACTACCGAATTGGAAGGTCTGCCCGAACGTGTCGATCAGGTTCTGGAATTAAAATGGCTGCCCCGTTTTCTGCCCCGCCTTTTACGTAAAAGCCTCTTGCGTCAACGCCATTTGTCCCATCATCGCCGCCAGGATTTTCTCACGGGCTTGCCTTCTCCTTTGGGCATCAGCCATCAGTTCGAACAATTGCAAAATCTGATCAGTCGTCTCAAAGCACCCTTATCCATGGCTGTGCTTAAACTTGAACGTTTCAAACTGGTCGAAAAAGAACAGGGCCCCTATCTGGCCAGTCAATGGCTCAAATCCTTCGCTCAGAAACTTCAAGGTGCCTTACGTAAAACCGATCATATTTCCCGTTGGTCCCCCGATCGCTTTATTTTACTGTTTCCCCATACTCCCATGGCAGGCGCTTTGATTGCCCTCGAAAAACTCCAGCATGGCCTGGAGCAAGATCAGCCTTTTTTGAACAATCCTGAGTATCTTCCCGCTTTTTCTGCCGGTTTGACCCAGGTCAAACCCGATATGATCTTTGAAGAAGCCCTCTTGGATGCCTGGCAATTGATGAAAGAAGCTCAAACACCAGGCAGCTCCCCTGTGCGCTGCCGGGCAGAAGACATCACCAGTGAAAGTCAACCGCATATTCTTTTGTTGGATGACGATCCCCTGATCTTGCAAATGCTGCGCTTTGTCATGTCAAAACAAGGTTTTCAGGTCACACAACTCAGCGATGGCAATCAGATTTTGGATATTTTGGCTTCCAAACCTGTTTCGCTGGTGATTATGGACGTCAAAATGCCTGGCATTGACGGGTTCGAGGTTTTGGAAATGATTCGCAAACAACGTGAATTTGATGAGTTGCCCGTGGTCATGCTCACCTCTCTCAAAGGCGAAGAACATATTGCCAGAGGCTTTGAGCTCGGTGCCAGTGACTATCTCTACAAGCCCTTTTCACCCTCTGAACTGGTGATTCGGATCCGGCGTTTTCTCAAATAAAGCCTTCGATTACAGCCTGTAAAGCAGTGCAAAACCCAGCCCAAAATACAATTGATCGCCTCGGTTTTCGCTATTAAAAAGAGCTGAAAAAACATCATAGCGCAAAAGCCCAAAAACATCAGCGTAAAGCTGAGGCAAAAACTGAAGCTGAACACCTGGACGCAAAGCCAATGAAAAACCGCCATTTTGACGGGTCAAATAGCTGAATTGCGCCCCCAGATAAGGTTCCACCAGAGGCAAAGGCCAATACCAGCGGGCATCCAACTGCAGGGCCACAGAATTGTCGGCCTGAGCAAAAAGCAAGCTGCCCCCCGTGCCAAACCAGGGATCCATGCGATGTAAAACAGACAGACCCCACCAATTTTCTCCTGCGAGGGGCTGGTTCAAAAGGCGATCGTAGCCCAGACCGTCATGGCTAAAAACCGGGCCCCAATACCATTGCGAAACAACGGGTTCAGAAGCGACTTGCACATCAGGCGGGGGCGGCTCCTGAGCCTGCAGTGGCAAGGCGGCTATCAGCAGGAAAAGCAAAAAGCCAAAGGCCAGCGAAAACCTCACCCGCTATTCTACCGTCACAGACTTGGCCAGATTGCGGGGCTGATCTACATCATAGCCCCGACGCAGAGCGACATAATAGGCCAGTAGCTGCAAAGGCAAAACATTGATCACAGGGGAAAGCAATTCAGAAACCAGGGGCACATAGATCACATCATCGGTCACTTCCCGAATCCGTTCATCCCCCTCTGTGGCGATGGCAATGACCTGGCCTTCACGGGCGCGAACCTCTTTGAGATTGCTGATCACCTTGTCATAGGAGCTGCCTGCAGTGACCAGGGCAATGACGGGCATCAGCGGGTCAATCAGGGCAATCGGGCCATGTTTCAGCTCCCCAGCAGCATACCCTTCGGCATGAATATACGATACTTCTTTCAGCTTCAGCGCGCCTTCCAAGGCAATCGGGAAATTAATCCCACGCCCCAAATACAGACAATGGTGGTAACGCAAAAGACGCGTTGCGGTTTCCTGAACCTGGGGTTCTACCATCTTCAGAGTTTCTTCCATAATCCGGGGCAGCTTGCGCAATTCGCGCATATAAGCAACCAAGGCCGCTGTTTCCATCCGGCCTCGGGCATGGGCAAACTGCAGGGCCAAAAGCTGCATTGCTGCCAGCATCGCAATAAAGGCCTTGGTCGAAGCCACACTGATCTCAGGGCCTGCATGAATATACAGGGTGCCGTCAACTGAGCGGGTAATCGCACTGCCTTTGACATTGACCACCCCCAAGGTACGTGCCCCCATCTCCTTGGCCATGCGAATCGCAGCCAAGGTATCCGCTGTTTCACCCGACTGGCTGATGGCCACGACCAGGGTGTCGTCATCCAGGATCGGATCGCGGTAACGGAATTCAGAAGCCAAATCCACCTCAACGGGAATACGCGCCAGGGATTCCAAAAGATATTTGCCCACCAGACCCGCATAATAAGCCGTGCCACAGGCCACCAGGTAAATTCTGCGAATGCCACGCAACTGATCTTGGTTGAGATTCAGTTCATCGAGATACAGGCACTGATGAGACTCTGACAAACGACCCGCCAGGGTTTGCCCAAAAGCTGTGGGTTGCTCGTGAATTTCCTTGAGCATAAAATGGTCATAGCCCATTTTTTCAGCGGCCACAATATTCCAGTCAATGGTATGCACTTCATAGGGCAGGCTCTTGCCCTGCAAATCGTAGATTTCAATCCGATCTGCCGCAACCAGCGCCATCTGTTCATCTTCAAGGTAAATAATATCGCGGGTATGCCGCAAAATCGCAGGAACATCTGAGGCAATAAAATTGGCATCGCGCCCTTTGCCCAAAAGCAGGGGACTGTTTTTCTTGGCTGCCATCAAATAATCGGGCTGATCAATATGCATCACACAGATCGCATAACTGCCTTCAAGCTGGGCAATGGTCTTCTGAACCGCCAGCTTGAGATCCCCCCGGTAATGGTATTCCACCAAATGCGCAATCACTTCGGTATCTGTTTCAGAATCGAACTGATGGCCTTTTTCACTCAGAAACTGCTTGAGGTCGAGATAGTTTTCAATAATGCCATTGTGCACCACCACCAAACGCTTTTGAGAATCGGTATGTGGGTGCGCATTGAATTCTGTCGGACGGCCATGGGTGGCCCAACGGGTATGGCCAATCCCGATATGGCCCGGCAAAGGATGCACTGCAACTTTTTTAATCAAATTCCCCAGCTTACCCACCTCACGTTGGATCGTCAGACCCGTTTCAGGATGGTAAACGGCAACACCTGCGGAATCATATCCACGGTACTCAAGCCTTTGAAGGCCCTCAATCAAAATATCGATGACTTCTTCGTGACCAATATATCCAATAATTCCGCACATAGCTCTGTTCCTTTGCAAATGGCTGCATGCAGTATAATCCAAAAGACCAGAGAGCGAATACTACTATAAGCCAGGGGCTAAGCCTGCCAGACTTTCAAGCCTCGCTTATACACACTGTGCACCAGATTCACGCCAAAATGGTAGGGAATGGCCCCATGATTGGCAGCCTCTAAAACCACCAGATCAGCAGCCCGGCCAGGAGCAATCATACCCGCCTGTTCCCCGCGATCGATAGCGTAAGCCGCATTCAAGGTCACACCCGCCAAAGCCTCAATTGGCAGCATCCCCATTTGGGTACAGGCTAAAACACACATAAACAATTGCGACTCACAGTAACACCCCCCCGGATTCAAATCCGTAGACAAAGCCAAGGGCAAATCCAGTTCACGCATGGCGAGCGTATCTGCGTAGGGGAGCCCTAAATAAAAGGCTGTTCCAGGTAAAAGCAC
This DNA window, taken from bacterium (Candidatus Blackallbacteria) CG13_big_fil_rev_8_21_14_2_50_49_14, encodes the following:
- the glmS gene encoding glutamine--fructose-6-phosphate transaminase (isomerizing) translates to MCGIIGYIGHEEVIDILIEGLQRLEYRGYDSAGVAVYHPETGLTIQREVGKLGNLIKKVAVHPLPGHIGIGHTRWATHGRPTEFNAHPHTDSQKRLVVVHNGIIENYLDLKQFLSEKGHQFDSETDTEVIAHLVEYHYRGDLKLAVQKTIAQLEGSYAICVMHIDQPDYLMAAKKNSPLLLGKGRDANFIASDVPAILRHTRDIIYLEDEQMALVAADRIEIYDLQGKSLPYEVHTIDWNIVAAEKMGYDHFMLKEIHEQPTAFGQTLAGRLSESHQCLYLDELNLNQDQLRGIRRIYLVACGTAYYAGLVGKYLLESLARIPVEVDLASEFRYRDPILDDDTLVVAISQSGETADTLAAIRMAKEMGARTLGVVNVKGSAITRSVDGTLYIHAGPEISVASTKAFIAMLAAMQLLALQFAHARGRMETAALVAYMRELRKLPRIMEETLKMVEPQVQETATRLLRYHHCLYLGRGINFPIALEGALKLKEVSYIHAEGYAAGELKHGPIALIDPLMPVIALVTAGSSYDKVISNLKEVRAREGQVIAIATEGDERIREVTDDVIYVPLVSELLSPVINVLPLQLLAYYVALRRGYDVDQPRNLAKSVTVE